TATTCCAGCTCTGATGATAGCAGGGTTATACTTTTTTGATCACAGTGTAGCTTCGCAGATGGCACAACAGAAAAAATTTAACCTTCAAAAACCATCAGCCTACCACTATGATGTTTTCTTGCTTGGAATAATGGTTTGTTAATCTGTCTCTGAAACCCTTCTTAAAACATGGCCCTGTGCTATTCCCTGTTGATAAAGTTGCTGACACCTTCATTGTTGTCAGACTCTGATTTGTGGGCTCCTTGGTCTTCCTCCTTCAAATGGAGTCCTTCCACAGTCCCCCATGCATACAAAAAGTTTAGCAGTTCTTAGGAAGAAGGTAAGGATCATCTATTGCTTCAGAACTCCTGGTTATTAAtcattaatgatattaaatttagaattataaaaataataaattatttataactcTCATGGAATAGttatttaatatacaatttattttaaatatttattaaaatttaataataaatttatgtagtAATGTTTGGAAAAGAACttatgtgaacaatacatatcttgatatttaacaaagaaaattttaatatgtagTAACGCCtaattgaaattcaatttaCTGCAAGCTAAAagtgcatgaaaaaaaaaaaaagtagtagaagataataattattaaaatgaaaccaATATACACTCCGTGTGAATATTTGACTATGTGTTAAGTTAGCCTGGGTAAATCTTTGATTCTGGCAAATAATACAATGTTGGTCTATGATTATTTACGTTcctattgtatttttaaattttaaaaaattatttgaataataataataatattgtaaaattttatatttcttttatctttcattaattttttgtttcaactATTATACcaataatagattttattttcaattatattacaaaatcagAATTGGAATTatacttaactttttttaaaaatttatttagaatcaaattattttatattttgttgcttctaccaaaccaaattaaaattaatctcaacattgttaattaattattttaaattacttttctctgttatttttttttctgtctttttaaaaaataaaaaaatggaaaaacaagTCAAGATTTGACTCTCCACATTACTAAAAATGACATGTCTAAAGAGTAGTGAGAATGTTTTGAAATTGGTGCAGGTTAAAGAATTGGAGAGTTCAAAGGAATCTAGGAACAATGGTGGTGCGGAAGAAAGTTTGGATGAGAAACAGAGATATGAATATCTACCAGTCGAGGTTCATGAGCAAAGAGTGACGAACCTTTTGCAGTCTGTCCTGGTCGGTCTCTCAATCCTAGCCATGCCTGTAATCAGAGAGATACCAACCTCAGTTCTATGGGGATATTTTGCTTACATGGCAATTGATAGTCTCCCAGGAAATCAGTTCTGGGAAAGGATATTGCTCCTCTTCATCACCCCAGGCCGCCGTCACAAGTAAGTACATGAACTTCTGTAAACTATTTTCTCTGCataatgttttgaatttgaGAGATTAATGATCATGGctatcaaaattttctttgtGATGATAATACTTGTTTCACAAGCATAATTTTCGTTACTGTAAGAAGCTAATGTTGTATTTTGTCATGGTTATTGTCTGCTTGGGCAGAATTTTCGAAGATTTTCATCCCTCTTTTCTGGAGAAAGTACCATTCAAGACCATAGTTACATTTACACTCTTACAGTTaggatattttttaatatgttacgGGGTAACTTGGATTCCTTTTGTTGGAATACTCTTCCCTGTACCATTTTTCCTTCTCATATTCATAAGAGAGCGCTTGCTTCCAAAGATATTCAAGCCTAACCATCTCGAAGAACTAGATGCTTCTGGGTATGAGGAAATTGTTGGAGTTCCACCTGCTTTAAAAATGGTACGGGTGATCTTTCAATTCTAGTAATTTGTTTGTGTATTTCAAGATTTTCAGATTAGGACTTGAAAAATCTTTTTATCAGGATATGGAGTCAGATACTGATGATGTAGGAAGCGAAGAGGACTTCTCCGATGCAGAGATATTAGATGAGATGACAACCAACAGGGGAGAGTTGAAAGTGATAACTACCAGCAGAAATCATAGCTTCAATGACGACAGACAAGTTCACGTAAATGACTTGAATAGAATCCTTTAAGGTTTCCATTTACTATACTTGTCTAGTATTTACTGTGTTTGTGTGATGCACTTGCACAGGTTTGTCCTAGAGATGCTGTCTGAAGATGGTGAAATCTGTCTGAGCATAGCATTGCTTAGGATGCTGAAAAAAGGTTTCGTATAACAGTGTTCCTCAAGATTATAGTTTTGTAGTTAGTTAAGGTTGAATATGATCTTCTGTGGAACAAGAAAGGATTCAATCAGTGAAAACTGAAAGAGATGAAATgcagaagaaaagagaaatgaataaaaatgcaTTTGAACTTTGAAAGGACGAAAAAGAATGGATTGTTGTGAGgggaaaaagaaagggaaagcaAGGAAATAAGAAAACTCAATTGTTGTAGTTATGTTTTATAGTTGAAATATAGATAGATATcataagaacattttttttagctttGATAGGGTATGTTAGAGTTTGTAAGCAGAATTTTCTGTTTGTAGCATTCAACGACAAACAAAGGAATAGAATCtggttttactttttatacAGTTAACATACATGTATACCTTTGGAACAAAATTATAGAAGAATGATTGTTTTTAAGTGCTTATAcattaattccaatttttatcACTTCTCCCCACAATCTCACCCTCTCCAGTCACAACCTCATCAACCACATGTAAGTATTCCAAAAATCACATGTCCATTAAACGAACTAAATTGTATAGAAACCAAAATTAGTCaggtaaaacattttttaagtaaGAATACAGACCATAAAAACGTGAAGCCTatagattaaatttaacataattattcttatacttgaaaattatgaaatgaattATTTCTCAAAATGGAAACTTTTTCCCTATCAAAATGAaagatgatataaaaatataaaaaaattaatttattttttaaattaagaatttttttttttcaataacgACCCGGGGCAGGTTTATCTAAACTACTGGCATCTGTtatgaattaatattaatatattatagtttgttcatttaaaatgataataaaatatcgaGGAATTGAGTTTCGAACATAGCTGCCGCCGTAATCCTCTCAAGAATTACACATGTCATGTTTCTCTAGGGTTCAAAGAAATTGATTAATGATATAACTAAGAATTTTGAGAGATGATTTATTTATACagagtatttaaatttttctaaaaaaattatgttatctggataaaaaaattgaaaaaaaaaaaaataatttgtagaagtaatttaaaatacagaCCTACTTCCTGCTTTTACCTAAAACTTagtagtttaaaatttatatatctttaaattCACCTGTTTTCAATACGTATTTTCTTATTAGATAAATTTTAGTTGAATGGATAATGAATTTAATCAAGAATTAAATATTGTTGgaataactatattttattaatgttgattataatttttttaataaattttatattttatttaaactattaacattatatttttattgttataaactATTATCAATCAATATTTTGTGActcaatattaaagaaaatattttttaacatatataaattatatttgtttttaccATATAccataattatgttttaattaatgtattcaGAATTTTTTTATCACCTCATTAGTttgttagtatatttttttttttcaaatattaactttgaaattttttagatttttttactaatgtcaattagaaaacattttatctGACTATGATGAACaagacaattaattaaaaaaatcaactaataacacataaaaatttatttcaatttattgcattgtattaaaaataatttcagcTACCATCACTGAAAGAATTTCTgtcaatatattaaaatatttttgaaagactttgacaaaaaaaactaacattaaCTATTAGCAactaaaaaatatcatcaatattagtatttttttagttattaataattacttcaaatttaaatattttttatatttaataataattgaaatattatatttaaaaaaccaaaattatacAAACAAAATATCGAAATATAACAAAGATCCATATATTGTGAAGGCCATTgaagaacatatatatatatatatatatattacatactGTGAAGGCCATTGAAGAGCATGTGATATTGAACAGCTTTTGTCTGTAACCTACACCAGAAAATATCCGAGAATCAGTTCAtatttaaatgtgaaaaaaaagtCAGAATGAATGGCATATTTGCTATTTCACAAACCATGGTGTGTGtcttttcataacaaaagaCGCATATATAAGACCACTATCAGTTCCTTCTCTGCTACAAGCTATTCtctcaattttctctctttctcttctaaAGATTTATCAGTTTCACAACTCAGCTAACATGGGAAGGTTGCCGTTTCTTTTGGCGCTCTTCTACTGCTTCCATGTTGTTGCCTTCTGCTTTGGGGATGGTAAGCTACAAAACACTCTGCATATTTTGATTAGATATATATTGCAACACTGTATAacattaacatatattattaatggtCGCAGGATCAGTGGTAAATGGAGAGTTTGAGCTCGGCCCAAAGGCACGGGACATGAAGGGCACGGTGGTGACTGGGGGACCCCACGCCATACCTGGGCGGGAGATCTCTGGCTATGTTGAGTACATAAAATCAGGGCAGAAGCAAGATGACATGTTGCTTGTGGTGCCAAATGGAGCTTATGCGGTGAGGCTTGGCAACGAGGCCTCTATTAAGCAAAAGATAAAAGTGGTGAAGGGAATGTTCTATTCAATAACGTTTGTGGTAGCACGCACTTGTGCACAAGAGGAAAAGCTCAACGTGTCTGTGGCTCCAGACTGGGTGGTTCTCCCAATGCAAACTGTGTATGGTGGAAATGGTTGGGATGCTTATGCATGGTCCTTCCAAGCAGATTACCCTCTCTCAGACATGGTTTTTCATAACCCAGGGATGGAAGACGACCCTGCCTGTGGACCAATCATTGATTCTATTGCTCTCCATGCTCTCTACCCTCCTAGACTAACTACCAGTATGTCTACACTGAATCACTCACATTATTCAAATTCTAGTTATACTTTGAAGAAAATCTAACATGTTTTCTGACTCCCAACAGAGAATGTATTGAAGAATGGTGGGTTTGAAGAAGGACCATATGTGTTTCCGAACATATCATCGGGTGTGCTTATCCCACCCAAAATTGTAGACCTCAGTGACCACTCTCCCCTACCGGGATGGGTGGTGGAGTCCCTAAAAGCTGTTAAATACATAGACTCGGAGCATTTCTCAGTTCCTGAAGGGAAAAGAGCCGTGCAGCTGATAGGAGGAAAAGAAAGTGCCATTTCACAAGTGGCCAGAACCATTCCTGGGAAAACGTACGTCCTCTCCTTTGTTGTGGGAGATGCTGGTGATTCGTGCGAAGGGTCGTTGAGTGTTGAAGCATACGCAGGCAAAGACAGTGTGAAGGTGCCTTACCAGTCCAAAGGCAAAGGTGGATTTAAGCGTGCAAGTCTCAAGTTTGTAGCTCTTGGTATAAGAACGCATATTGTGTTCCTTAGCACCTTCTACAGCGTTAGAAGCGATGACCACGCTTCGCTGTGTGGACCTCTGATCGATGATGTAACCTTGATCAGTCTTCGTAAACCTTAGGTgataggacaatgatattttcacaatacttttttacaatttttttataacgggacacgtgtcattattttattggtctatttgaatttatgtttaaaaaatatttaaaacggaccaatcacaaactgtcacgtatgtgttgtcaaaaagttgttaaaaaaatgttgttaaaagaagtttttcctatGTGATATACCACATTTCATGATCAACTTATGAATCAAATGTAGAATGAATACATTGTGGTATATTGTATTGCTTTTGCCTTTTGTTTAGGCTTTAACACAGGCacctcaaataaaatattaagaattgtCCAccatatacaaaattataaaaaatgagaataaaataataatttattaagaagaattgaatgttttcaaattaatcaagatttaaaatttaattaaacttaataataattaaaaatgattaactttttattatcaGGCTAAAAACTTTAGTTATATGATTAACgttattaatattgtttattttgtaataaataaatatgaagaaGTAGGGTTGGCAGTAAGTAGGATATCTAACGTGCAAAAGCAGCAGTGAGGGTgttgatttgaaatttgaaaatgagaTTGAATCTGTAATTTAATCTAAGGGTGGAGAATGCTGCGTCATGTTGACGCTGGGAGAGACGCTCTTACATCTATCTATATAAATAAgcttgaaaacccttctcttaAAAACCCTCGCTCCGTCTCTCTTTTCTAACCTCTTCTCCCACTGTTTCTAAACGACACAGTTCTACTGTCAACACCAACAAACCTTCTCTCCATTATGGTATGATGCTTTCTTTACAAAATcacttgtttttaaaattttcctgTAGCCTTCTGATTCAAATTGGATCTGTAATTTCCAGGCTTTGCCCAATCAGCAAACTGTGGATTACCCAAGTTTCAAACTCGTAATCGT
This DNA window, taken from Vigna radiata var. radiata cultivar VC1973A chromosome 5, Vradiata_ver6, whole genome shotgun sequence, encodes the following:
- the LOC106761269 gene encoding probable boron transporter 7: MEAPFKGINEDVKGRFQCYKQDWICDICSGPSTWAPTFYIFFASALPVIVFGQQLHRDTDGSMGIVETMASTAICGIIHSIFGGQPLLILGVAEPTVIMYTYLYSICERSPALGRELFLAALSWVCVWTGFFLVVLAIFNACSIISRFTRIAGELFAMLITVLFFQEAVKGLIGEFNVVNKGNPSAEEFQFHWLYTNGLLAIIFGIGLLFTALISRRARAWKYGTGWLRGFIADYGIPLMVVLWTALSYAVPRKVPDGIPRRLFSPLPWEPKSLYHWTVVKDMWKVPPAYVLGASIPALMIAGLYFFDHSVASQMAQQKKFNLQKPSAYHYDVFLLGIMTLICGLLGLPPSNGVLPQSPMHTKSLAVLRKKVKELESSKESRNNGGAEESLDEKQRYEYLPVEVHEQRVTNLLQSVLVGLSILAMPVIREIPTSVLWGYFAYMAIDSLPGNQFWERILLLFITPGRRHKIFEDFHPSFLEKVPFKTIVTFTLLQLGYFLICYGVTWIPFVGILFPVPFFLLIFIRERLLPKIFKPNHLEELDASGYEEIVGVPPALKMDMESDTDDVGSEEDFSDAEILDEMTTNRGELKVITTSRNHSFNDDRQVHVCPRDAV
- the LOC106761622 gene encoding uncharacterized protein LOC106761622, whose protein sequence is MGRLPFLLALFYCFHVVAFCFGDGSVVNGEFELGPKARDMKGTVVTGGPHAIPGREISGYVEYIKSGQKQDDMLLVVPNGAYAVRLGNEASIKQKIKVVKGMFYSITFVVARTCAQEEKLNVSVAPDWVVLPMQTVYGGNGWDAYAWSFQADYPLSDMVFHNPGMEDDPACGPIIDSIALHALYPPRLTTKNVLKNGGFEEGPYVFPNISSGVLIPPKIVDLSDHSPLPGWVVESLKAVKYIDSEHFSVPEGKRAVQLIGGKESAISQVARTIPGKTYVLSFVVGDAGDSCEGSLSVEAYAGKDSVKVPYQSKGKGGFKRASLKFVALGIRTHIVFLSTFYSVRSDDHASLCGPLIDDVTLISLRKP